A stretch of the Candidatus Zixiibacteriota bacterium genome encodes the following:
- a CDS encoding BrxA/BrxB family bacilliredoxin, with the protein MSMAPFYTTDDIRRLLQAMRDELTWVGIKELRTADDVENAFRDTTGTVLLVVNSVCGCAAGNARPGVALALQNQRIPDRLYTVFAGQDVDATMRARAFMPEQPPSSPSFLLFRDGKLIWYMHRHLIEGRDAQAVAADLIAAFNEHCSAPGPSVSPDIFAQSPTGRFCGSRIPMS; encoded by the coding sequence ATGAGTATGGCTCCCTTCTATACCACCGATGACATCCGCCGCCTGCTGCAGGCGATGCGCGATGAATTGACCTGGGTCGGCATCAAAGAACTGCGGACCGCCGATGACGTGGAGAACGCCTTTCGTGACACGACGGGCACGGTGCTGCTGGTTGTGAATTCCGTCTGCGGCTGTGCCGCGGGGAATGCCCGACCCGGAGTGGCGTTGGCGCTGCAAAACCAGCGCATACCCGACCGGCTTTATACCGTTTTTGCCGGTCAGGATGTCGATGCCACAATGCGCGCCCGCGCCTTCATGCCCGAGCAGCCGCCCTCCTCGCCGTCGTTCCTTCTCTTTCGCGATGGGAAACTGATCTGGTACATGCACCGTCACCTCATCGAAGGACGCGATGCGCAGGCGGTCGCTGCCGATCTGATCGCCGCCTTCAATGAGCACTGTTCGGCGCCGGGACCGTCGGTGTCCCCGGACATCTTCGCGCAATCGCCGACAGGCCGCTTCTGCGGCTCGCGCATCCCCATGTCGTGA
- a CDS encoding metal-sulfur cluster assembly factor — MLVNQDIVMGALKEVQDPELRLSVVELGLIYGVDVENEGRNIEVRMTLTSPGCPYGPQLVHEVRDAVSALPGVDTADVRVVWDPPWDPRTMTSDEIKDKLGIW, encoded by the coding sequence ATGCTGGTCAATCAGGACATCGTCATGGGGGCGCTCAAGGAGGTGCAGGATCCCGAGCTGCGTCTCAGCGTCGTCGAATTGGGGCTGATCTATGGCGTCGACGTGGAAAACGAGGGCCGGAATATCGAGGTGCGGATGACGCTCACCAGTCCCGGCTGTCCCTATGGACCGCAGTTGGTCCATGAGGTCCGTGATGCGGTCAGCGCCCTTCCCGGCGTCGACACCGCCGACGTCCGCGTGGTCTGGGACCCGCCCTGGGACCCGCGCACCATGACCTCCGATGAAATCAAGGACAAGTTGGGGATTTGGTGA
- the sufU gene encoding Fe-S cluster assembly sulfur transfer protein SufU encodes MNTPEHTHDVELDALYRDTVLDHFRAPRGHKVLDRIDLVREGHNPVCGDRLTMSVKLAGNAIEDVAVHCKGCAISVASASMLAEMLPGMSIQEAQRLAEAFRQMMHGQPPPSDLDIGDLDALEGVKNFPVRVKCALLAWMTLIDALRAAESGTNSTTGITNLEQPGN; translated from the coding sequence ATGAACACACCCGAGCATACACACGACGTCGAACTCGACGCGCTCTATCGCGACACCGTGCTCGATCACTTCCGGGCGCCGCGCGGCCACAAGGTGCTTGACCGCATCGATCTGGTTCGCGAGGGACACAACCCCGTCTGCGGCGATCGCCTCACGATGTCGGTGAAGCTCGCCGGCAACGCCATCGAGGATGTGGCGGTGCACTGCAAAGGGTGCGCCATCTCGGTCGCCTCCGCCTCGATGCTGGCCGAGATGCTCCCCGGCATGTCGATCCAGGAGGCGCAACGCCTGGCGGAGGCGTTCCGTCAGATGATGCACGGCCAGCCGCCTCCGTCCGATCTCGACATCGGCGATCTCGACGCGCTCGAAGGGGTGAAGAACTTTCCGGTCCGGGTCAAGTGCGCGCTCCTGGCTTGGATGACTCTGATCGACGCCCTCAGGGCGGCAGAGTCCGGCACGAACTCCACCACGGGGATTACCAACTTGGAGCAACCGGGGAATTAG
- a CDS encoding cysteine desulfurase, which yields MNPTVVAAPVESAAADIDVVRVRADFPILKRTIHGSPLIYLDSAATTQKPECVINAISEHYRRTNANVHRGIYALSAQATDLYEGARARVASFIGAGSPEEIVFTRNTTESLNLIASAWGAAHLKPGDEILLTEMEHHSNLVPWFLVAKRTGAVIRYLPIGDDGTLLLDRWEERFTERTRIVSVTHVSNVLGVINPIAEIAARAHRGGAIMVVDGAQGVPHTTVDVTALGADFLAFSAHKMLGPTGVGVLYGRRELLDAMEPHLGGGDMIRTVTFNGATWNDLPWKFEAGTPDVAGVIGLGAAVDYLAALGMDAVRRHEISLTRYALERLRELETIEVYGPADPARRAGVIAFNDRQIHPHDLATVLDRRGIAIRAGHHCAQPLLERLGRSATARASFYVYNDRQDVDQFITGLVVAEKFFGRRL from the coding sequence ATGAACCCGACCGTTGTCGCAGCTCCCGTGGAATCCGCTGCCGCCGACATCGATGTTGTCCGCGTGCGCGCCGACTTCCCGATTCTCAAGCGGACCATCCACGGCAGCCCGTTGATCTACCTGGACAGCGCCGCGACCACGCAGAAGCCGGAGTGCGTGATCAACGCGATCAGCGAGCACTATCGCCGCACCAATGCCAATGTCCATCGCGGCATCTATGCTCTCTCGGCGCAGGCCACTGATCTATATGAAGGCGCCCGGGCCAGGGTCGCCTCGTTCATCGGCGCCGGCTCGCCCGAGGAGATCGTCTTCACCCGCAACACCACCGAATCGCTCAACCTGATCGCCTCTGCCTGGGGCGCCGCCCATCTGAAGCCGGGTGATGAGATTCTCCTGACGGAGATGGAGCATCACAGCAATCTCGTCCCCTGGTTCTTGGTCGCCAAGAGGACCGGCGCGGTCATCCGTTATCTCCCGATCGGCGACGACGGCACCCTCCTTCTCGATCGCTGGGAGGAGCGTTTCACCGAGCGGACACGCATCGTGTCGGTGACCCATGTTTCCAACGTCCTGGGCGTGATCAATCCGATCGCGGAGATCGCCGCACGGGCCCACCGTGGCGGGGCGATCATGGTTGTCGATGGCGCCCAAGGCGTTCCCCATACGACCGTCGATGTCACCGCTCTCGGCGCCGATTTCCTCGCCTTCTCCGCCCACAAGATGCTCGGGCCGACCGGTGTCGGCGTGCTCTATGGCCGTCGCGAGCTCCTGGACGCAATGGAGCCACATCTCGGCGGCGGCGACATGATCCGTACCGTCACCTTCAACGGCGCCACGTGGAATGATCTTCCGTGGAAGTTCGAGGCCGGGACCCCCGATGTCGCCGGTGTGATCGGTCTGGGTGCCGCCGTCGACTATCTGGCGGCGTTGGGGATGGACGCCGTCCGGCGTCACGAGATTTCCCTGACCCGCTATGCGTTAGAGCGGCTGCGTGAGTTGGAGACCATCGAAGTCTATGGGCCGGCCGATCCTGCGCGACGCGCCGGCGTCATCGCCTTCAATGACCGCCAGATTCACCCGCACGATCTGGCCACGGTCCTCGACCGTCGCGGCATCGCCATCCGCGCCGGGCATCATTGCGCCCAGCCGCTCTTGGAACGCCTCGGTCGGAGTGCCACGGCCCGTGCCAGTTTCTACGTGTACAATGATCGGCAGGACGTCGACCAGTTCATCACCGGGCTGGTCGTGGCCGAGAAGTTCTTCGGAAGGCGATTATGA
- a CDS encoding non-heme iron oxygenase ferredoxin subunit, with amino-acid sequence MADFVRVARITDIPSDSARVFTVRGRRLALCHVDGTIYAVDDTCTHDGGPLGEGRLDNHAIECPRHGARFDVRTGAVVQMPAVFPIRTYPTRIENGEIAVDLGDGAV; translated from the coding sequence ATGGCTGACTTCGTCCGCGTCGCCCGAATAACCGACATCCCATCCGATTCGGCGCGTGTTTTCACGGTTCGAGGCCGACGACTGGCGCTGTGCCATGTCGATGGCACGATCTATGCCGTCGATGACACCTGCACCCATGATGGCGGGCCGCTCGGCGAAGGTCGCTTGGACAATCACGCCATCGAATGCCCACGCCATGGCGCCCGCTTTGATGTCCGCACCGGCGCGGTCGTGCAAATGCCCGCGGTCTTTCCCATTCGTACCTATCCCACCCGGATCGAAAACGGCGAGATCGCCGTCGATCTGGGCGATGGTGCCGTATGA
- the sufD gene encoding Fe-S cluster assembly protein SufD, which translates to MPPAAAMPSKASTGPAPMSLPPHLAAVAALYREPDWLLAHRRQSLAVYGQTPLPDRVTHLWRYTDPAVFAVGDASPIPVPPASGTPREFPDVLAAGLRSEALAAAVYVRDGLVWKIALDQSLVDRGVLVQDLHAAAIEHPDLVQEHLGSLVGPDFGRLEAFANALWTGGLLIYVPRGVEIDRPMHIVTAQPVGGSARAGRLLVIVEEQASLILIDEYGEGTNGSGESVFTNMLVELAVGPAARLKYAPIQNWNQQTVSHLTQRARLDADAQLETVLTAIGASVSKVDCGALLAGPGAESNIFGLAIADGSQHYDHHTVHHHLAGKTRSDLHFKVALRERAESVYTGLIRIEDKAAYCEAYQENRNLILSPQAKAETIPELEILNNEVRCTHGATVGKIDPQEIFYLESRGLDSTEAVRLIVAGFVGPIIDHLPSTAQDRLRDVIVRRLEGR; encoded by the coding sequence ATGCCTCCCGCCGCCGCCATGCCATCGAAAGCGAGCACCGGTCCGGCGCCGATGTCCTTGCCGCCGCATCTCGCCGCGGTTGCGGCTCTCTATCGCGAGCCCGATTGGCTGCTGGCGCATCGACGTCAGTCGCTGGCGGTCTACGGACAGACGCCGCTCCCCGATCGGGTGACGCATCTGTGGCGCTACACCGACCCGGCCGTATTCGCTGTCGGTGATGCCAGTCCGATCCCGGTGCCGCCCGCATCGGGAACACCCCGTGAATTCCCGGATGTCTTGGCCGCAGGACTGCGCAGCGAAGCGCTGGCCGCCGCGGTCTATGTCCGCGATGGCCTGGTTTGGAAGATCGCCCTCGATCAATCGCTGGTCGATCGCGGTGTCCTGGTCCAAGACCTCCATGCCGCCGCCATCGAACACCCCGACTTGGTGCAGGAACACCTCGGATCACTGGTCGGGCCGGATTTCGGCCGGCTCGAGGCCTTCGCCAATGCCTTGTGGACCGGAGGGCTGTTGATCTATGTCCCGCGCGGGGTCGAGATCGACCGACCGATGCACATTGTCACGGCACAGCCGGTCGGTGGGTCGGCGCGGGCGGGACGGCTCCTGGTGATTGTCGAGGAACAGGCATCCCTGATCTTGATCGACGAGTACGGCGAAGGCACGAACGGTTCCGGTGAATCTGTTTTCACCAACATGCTGGTCGAACTGGCCGTCGGACCGGCGGCCCGTCTCAAGTATGCCCCGATTCAGAATTGGAACCAACAGACCGTGTCCCACCTGACCCAACGTGCCCGTCTCGACGCCGATGCCCAGTTGGAGACCGTGTTGACCGCGATCGGCGCGAGCGTCTCCAAAGTCGATTGCGGCGCTCTGCTGGCCGGTCCCGGCGCCGAGAGCAACATCTTCGGGCTGGCGATCGCCGATGGCAGCCAACACTATGATCATCACACCGTGCACCATCATCTGGCCGGGAAGACCCGCAGCGATCTGCACTTCAAGGTCGCCCTGCGCGAACGCGCCGAATCGGTCTACACCGGCCTGATCCGCATCGAGGACAAGGCCGCCTACTGCGAGGCCTACCAGGAGAACCGCAACTTGATCCTGTCACCGCAGGCGAAGGCGGAGACGATCCCGGAGCTGGAAATCCTCAACAACGAGGTCCGCTGCACCCACGGCGCCACTGTCGGCAAGATCGATCCGCAGGAGATCTTCTATCTCGAATCGCGCGGTCTCGACAGCACCGAAGCGGTGCGATTGATCGTCGCCGGATTTGTCGGACCGATCATCGACCATCTGCCGTCGACCGCGCAGGATCGGCTGCGCGACGTTATCGTCCGTCGTCTGGAGGGGAGATAG
- the sufB gene encoding Fe-S cluster assembly protein SufB, with the protein MSDPTQTNNGTSTKPQLNIREDYQSRYGFADPEEYFLKAPKGINHEIVEMISQMKKEPDWMRQFRHAALDTFLAKPMPTWGDTDLLNSIDFADIHYFLKSTEGGSEKSWDDVPDKIKRTFDRLGIPEAEQRFLGGVSAQYESEVVYHSLREDLTKQGIIFLDMDSGLREHEELVRRYFATVIPAADNKFAALNSSVWSGGSFIYVPPGADVKIPLQAYFRINARNMGQFERTLIIADRGSRVHYIEGCTAPTYSSDSLHSAVVELIAHEGAYIRYTTIQNWSNNVFNLVTKRAMAHTDATVEWVDANLGSKLTMKFPCVYLVGERAKAEILSVAFAGDGQHQDAGAKVIHAAPNTTSRITSKSISKGGGRASYRGMVKAYPNAVNCKVSVECDALLLDENSRSDTYPTMEIAAEDVRVEHEARVSKIAEEQVFYLQSRGLSDDEARMLIVNGFFEPFVKELPMEYAVEMNRLIELEMEGSVG; encoded by the coding sequence ATGAGCGACCCAACTCAGACCAACAACGGCACATCGACCAAGCCGCAACTGAACATCCGCGAGGACTATCAGTCCCGCTATGGCTTCGCCGACCCCGAGGAGTATTTTCTCAAGGCCCCCAAGGGGATCAACCATGAAATCGTGGAGATGATCTCGCAAATGAAGAAGGAACCCGACTGGATGCGGCAGTTCCGCCATGCCGCCCTCGATACCTTCCTGGCCAAGCCGATGCCAACCTGGGGCGACACCGACCTGCTCAATTCCATCGATTTCGCTGATATCCATTACTTCCTCAAATCGACGGAGGGGGGATCGGAGAAGTCGTGGGACGATGTCCCCGACAAGATCAAGCGTACCTTCGACCGGCTGGGAATCCCGGAGGCGGAGCAGCGCTTTCTGGGCGGCGTCTCTGCACAGTACGAGTCGGAAGTGGTCTACCACTCATTGCGCGAGGATCTGACCAAACAGGGGATCATCTTCCTCGACATGGACTCCGGCCTGCGCGAGCATGAAGAGCTCGTGCGCCGCTACTTCGCCACCGTGATTCCAGCGGCCGACAACAAATTCGCCGCCCTCAACTCGTCGGTCTGGTCGGGCGGCTCGTTCATCTATGTTCCCCCCGGCGCCGACGTGAAGATCCCCTTGCAGGCCTACTTCCGCATCAATGCCCGCAACATGGGGCAGTTTGAGCGCACCTTGATCATCGCCGATCGGGGCTCGCGCGTGCACTACATCGAGGGGTGCACCGCGCCGACCTACTCCTCCGACTCGCTGCATTCGGCCGTCGTGGAGTTGATCGCTCATGAGGGGGCCTACATCCGTTACACGACGATCCAGAACTGGTCGAACAACGTCTTCAATCTGGTTACCAAGCGCGCCATGGCGCACACGGATGCCACGGTCGAATGGGTCGATGCCAATCTCGGCTCCAAGTTGACGATGAAGTTCCCCTGTGTCTACCTCGTCGGTGAACGCGCCAAGGCCGAGATTCTCTCGGTCGCCTTCGCCGGCGATGGGCAGCATCAGGACGCGGGCGCCAAGGTGATCCACGCCGCCCCCAACACCACCTCGCGGATCACCTCGAAGTCGATCTCCAAGGGGGGCGGACGCGCCTCGTACCGCGGCATGGTGAAGGCCTATCCCAATGCCGTCAACTGCAAGGTTTCGGTCGAGTGCGATGCGCTCCTGCTCGATGAGAATTCCCGCTCCGACACCTATCCGACGATGGAGATCGCCGCCGAGGATGTCCGCGTCGAGCATGAGGCGCGTGTCTCCAAGATCGCCGAGGAACAGGTCTTCTATCTGCAGAGCCGCGGCCTCTCCGATGATGAGGCGCGCATGCTGATCGTCAATGGCTTCTTCGAGCCGTTCGTCAAGGAACTGCCGATGGAGTACGCCGTCGAAATGAACCGTCTCATCGAACTCGAAATGGAAGGATCGGTCGGTTGA
- the sufC gene encoding Fe-S cluster assembly ATPase SufC, protein MSTNHPPFACENIHVAIGDKEVVKGVSLTIKPGEIHALMGPNGSGKSTFANALMGHPAYTLTAGRIQIGGEDVTELEPHEKSRKGMFLAFQYPVAVPGVTVANFLRAAVKARTSNEAAMKGFRKALLAEFERLEIDPAFATRYVNDGFSGGEKKRLEILQMAMLKPKIALLDETDSGLDIDALQIVSRGINRVVGDHVGVLLVTHYQRILNYVKPHVVHVFMDGRIVRSGGPELATTLEAKGYEWIENEVKQTAAVA, encoded by the coding sequence ATGTCGACGAATCATCCCCCGTTCGCCTGCGAGAACATCCATGTCGCCATCGGCGACAAGGAAGTGGTCAAGGGCGTGTCCCTGACCATCAAGCCCGGCGAGATCCATGCCCTGATGGGTCCCAATGGCTCCGGCAAGAGCACCTTCGCCAATGCCCTGATGGGCCATCCCGCCTACACGCTGACCGCCGGACGCATCCAGATCGGCGGCGAGGATGTCACCGAGCTTGAGCCCCATGAGAAATCCCGCAAGGGGATGTTCCTCGCTTTCCAATATCCGGTGGCGGTCCCCGGCGTCACCGTCGCCAACTTCCTGCGCGCCGCGGTGAAGGCCCGCACGTCGAATGAGGCGGCGATGAAGGGATTCCGCAAGGCGCTGTTGGCGGAGTTCGAACGTCTCGAGATCGACCCCGCCTTCGCCACCCGCTATGTCAATGACGGTTTCTCCGGCGGCGAGAAGAAGCGTCTGGAGATTCTGCAGATGGCAATGCTCAAGCCGAAGATCGCGCTTCTGGATGAGACCGACTCCGGGCTGGACATCGACGCGTTGCAGATCGTCTCACGCGGCATCAACCGCGTCGTCGGCGATCACGTGGGGGTCCTGTTGGTCACCCACTACCAGCGCATCCTGAACTACGTCAAACCCCACGTCGTCCATGTCTTCATGGATGGCCGCATCGTGCGTTCCGGCGGCCCCGAGCTGGCGACCACGCTCGAAGCGAAGGGGTACGAATGGATCGAGAACGAAGTCAAGCAGACCGCGGCGGTGGCGTGA
- a CDS encoding Rrf2 family transcriptional regulator: protein MKISALEEYGLRCLLRLGRCQNGNSLTINEIAEQEGLTVANARKLLMILREADLIKSVRGRSGGYALNGNPTEITLGRIFESLGSRIYDEAFCHRHTGDLVICVNSGACSVRSLWGILDGLVSGMLHRIRLSDLLGSDGAVTFNLRSHLEATTEQLLHRETTTDDEIVPVAPV from the coding sequence GTGAAGATCAGCGCCCTTGAAGAATATGGACTCCGTTGCCTCCTCCGTCTGGGGCGGTGCCAGAACGGCAACTCGTTGACAATCAATGAGATTGCAGAGCAGGAGGGGCTGACGGTCGCGAATGCCCGTAAGCTCCTGATGATCCTGCGCGAGGCCGATTTGATCAAGAGCGTCCGGGGGCGATCTGGTGGATATGCCTTGAACGGGAATCCGACCGAGATTACCCTAGGCCGGATCTTCGAATCGCTCGGCAGCCGCATCTATGATGAGGCGTTCTGCCATCGTCACACCGGCGACTTGGTGATCTGCGTGAACTCCGGCGCCTGCTCGGTCCGTTCGCTGTGGGGCATTTTGGACGGACTCGTGTCAGGCATGCTGCACCGGATTCGCCTGTCCGATCTTCTGGGCAGCGATGGCGCGGTGACTTTCAACCTCCGGTCCCATTTGGAGGCAACGACGGAGCAACTGCTGCATCGTGAAACGACGACCGACGACGAGATTGTTCCGGTTGCACCCGTATAG